A DNA window from Acinetobacter sp. 10FS3-1 contains the following coding sequences:
- a CDS encoding helix-turn-helix domain-containing protein, producing MIRCRLSNLMGERKILKLSEVAQATGINRNTLTSLYYDRAVRIELSVADTLCKYFNCNMQDLFEYIDEYEEKDDI from the coding sequence ATGATTAGATGTAGGTTGTCAAATTTGATGGGTGAGCGAAAAATTTTAAAGCTAAGTGAGGTAGCTCAAGCGACTGGTATCAATCGTAATACGCTAACAAGTCTTTATTATGATCGTGCAGTACGAATTGAACTTTCAGTCGCTGATACCTTATGTAAATATTTTAATTGTAATATGCAAGATTTATTTGAATATATCGATGAGTATGAGGAAAAAGACGACATTTAG
- a CDS encoding HAD family hydrolase, with amino-acid sequence MESFIKADHTEPSVIVFDVFGTLVEIGERRSPYRKLMKWLKENGRQPKPDDAKFIMSHNLNLAELTKRLAVNIPDQFLQELEHDLDKELRSIRLHEDTLSTLEELKKLGFRLALCSNLAMPYGKVVSSFLPSLDAYAWSYEVGAIKPESQIYQYLIDKLQCHAKDILFIGDTPLADYSGPTEFGMSARLIKRQNGQTLAEVLKDIL; translated from the coding sequence ATGGAATCATTTATAAAAGCAGACCATACTGAGCCTTCGGTCATTGTTTTTGACGTGTTTGGTACACTTGTAGAAATAGGAGAAAGACGTTCCCCATATAGAAAATTAATGAAATGGCTAAAAGAAAATGGGCGACAACCAAAACCTGATGATGCCAAATTTATTATGTCCCACAATTTGAATTTGGCAGAGCTTACAAAGCGATTAGCAGTAAATATTCCAGACCAATTTCTGCAAGAACTTGAGCATGATTTAGATAAAGAGTTACGCTCTATTAGACTGCATGAAGATACCTTATCAACTTTGGAAGAATTAAAAAAATTGGGATTCAGATTGGCATTATGCTCAAATTTAGCGATGCCGTATGGAAAAGTTGTTTCTTCATTTTTACCTTCTCTTGATGCTTATGCTTGGAGTTATGAGGTTGGAGCAATTAAACCAGAGTCACAAATTTATCAATATTTAATTGATAAATTACAATGTCACGCCAAAGACATTTTGTTTATTGGAGATACTCCTTTAGCTGATTACAGTGGTCCAACTGAATTTGGTATGTCTGCTAGATTGATCAAGCGTCAAAATGGTCAAACATTAGCAGAAGTTTTAAAAGACATACTTTAA
- a CDS encoding MbcA/ParS/Xre antitoxin family protein, with translation MTLLEQQVVPAAVLGKSVLRAAKLLSLSQSQLAIVLDMDVEAITQLQNQPELDPYSKPGKLALLLIRLYQALHALTGGDQAAMKIFLTSENRATSGIPIHQIETMSGLISVLNFVEALE, from the coding sequence ATGACGTTATTGGAACAGCAGGTAGTACCAGCAGCTGTATTGGGAAAGTCAGTACTTAGGGCTGCTAAACTGCTTTCCCTTAGTCAGTCTCAGCTCGCAATAGTGCTAGATATGGATGTTGAGGCAATCACTCAATTGCAAAACCAACCTGAATTAGATCCATATTCTAAACCGGGGAAATTAGCACTGTTGCTGATTCGTCTATACCAGGCTTTACATGCTTTGACAGGTGGTGATCAGGCTGCGATGAAGATTTTTTTAACGTCCGAAAATAGAGCCACTAGCGGTATCCCAATTCATCAAATAGAAACGATGAGTGGCTTGATTTCTGTTCTTAATTTTGTTGAAGCCCTTGAGTGA
- a CDS encoding TPM domain-containing protein — translation MVTTTDTTEIVTQPKLEQSVQPSFKRWLKHFFYMPATKRFFSKQDQHAIALAVEEAEHGHVGEIQVVIEGCLPSRSAYYQDTLCRARQIFAELGVWDTEYNSGVLLYLNLCERKVEIVIDRGIRQATTQEVWNEICQSIIQNLAKQQYKHGVIEGIQQIGQVLDQYYDRKIADVENELGNKPIILG, via the coding sequence ATGGTAACGACTACAGATACAACAGAGATTGTCACGCAGCCAAAGCTGGAACAGTCTGTTCAGCCAAGCTTTAAACGCTGGCTCAAACATTTCTTTTATATGCCGGCGACCAAGCGTTTTTTTAGCAAGCAGGATCAGCATGCGATTGCGCTGGCAGTTGAAGAAGCCGAACATGGCCATGTCGGAGAGATTCAGGTGGTGATTGAAGGCTGTTTACCTTCTCGATCTGCTTATTATCAAGATACCTTATGTCGGGCCAGACAAATCTTTGCCGAGCTGGGTGTCTGGGACACTGAATATAATAGTGGTGTGTTGCTGTACCTCAATTTATGTGAGCGTAAGGTAGAAATCGTGATTGATCGGGGAATTCGGCAAGCCACGACTCAAGAAGTTTGGAATGAGATTTGCCAGTCGATTATTCAGAATCTGGCCAAGCAGCAATATAAACACGGGGTAATTGAGGGAATCCAACAGATTGGACAGGTGTTAGACCAGTACTATGACCGAAAAATAGCAGATGTAGAAAATGAGTTGGGGAATAAGCCAATTATTCTGGGTTGA